TAATCTGGGGATAAAGACGCCGACTTGGGGATAACCTCAATCTTACCAAACTTTGTTATGCTACAATTTGTGCTGGTTCGGCAAGCCGACCACAATCTATTGGACACTGAAAAACATCAAAAAAATGTGGAAAACCACAAATTTTCGCCCACAAGCCATACCCATTCTATTCGCGCCGATTTTGGTACGCGCAAACTAAATCTCGCGAAGGTAGCTGGGTTGCAACGCGAGGGCTCGCACCGAATAGCACAGGCGTTCGCTCTCCCCACTTTTCCACAGCCCCTACTACGACTACTAGTACTATTTATTGATGATACGAAGAATAACATTGATCAATACCGTCAGCACAATGCTCAACAGAATTGAAGTTGCCAATGGAAAGAAACATGAAAAACCTTCCATCTGAATTGCAAAATCACCCGGCAAACGACTAATGCCGGGTATGCGTCCGACAAACACGAGCACACCACCCAACAACGCAAGCGCGAGTCCGACGAGCAATAGCATCTTGCCCCACTCTTCCACTGCAACCTCCCTACTGGCTCTTTCTCCGATACAATGTCAGAAACTTGGCAAGCGCCGGATCGTCCGTCCACGTAACTGGAACTCGTTCGTACTCTGCGATGCTATCGAACAACGTTCCGAAAATCACGACGTATTGCGGTTGCCGTACGAGTACGTAACCCAGATCGAATTTCTCATGTCCGGGCGTGCCGGTCCCCAAGGTCGGTACTGCAAGCCGTCCGATGTGCAAGTCATTGATGCCGAACATGTCCACTGCCGGCAGATCGGAAAAGTACGGTACTTGCCCTGCGGCGTCTACCGCGATCAACGTCCCCGGCGGCACGTTCGCTTTAAGCCACCGCCCCATTGTCTCACGTGCGAGCGTTGCCTTGCCTGCGTCGAAACTCTTGATGTAGATGCCATACTCGCCCATCCACGACGAAGCCAATATTATCAACAGAATTAGTGCAGTTATCCCCAAACCCGCGACCCAGGATGAGCGTAGTTGTCCCCATTTATCCACAATCCATCGCCAGATTTCCACAACTCCGGTGGAAAGCACCAGGTAGAACAATGGCATCAACGGCGCAAAGAATCGTCCGACCGACCAATCGCCGCCGACGTAAACGATGTAGGCGCAGTACGGCGCGATGAGCGCGATGAAGTAGGTTAGCCAGAAAAGCCGGGAGCTCCAAAATTTTCTTCCTGCCGTCTTATGTAACGAATTAATAAGTGCCGCAAGCGCCGGTAGCAGGATAATCCAACTGAGGTGCACGCCGACAAACTGGGACAGGTGTCGCCAGCCGCGTTCGATTTGCGCGGCGGGTCCCGACGCGGAGACCTTGGCGTGGAACGAGTTAGGTAAGAGCGATTTGAAATACCACCAGCGTCCCAGCCAGTACGGCACGAAAATCATCGCGAAGGTTGCGACGCGCGCGACATCGCGCCCGGTGAACAAGCGCCGCTCGGCGAGAATGCGCCACGCGGCTTGATGCGCGACCGTGATCGCGAACACCAGCAGTCCCTCCGGGCGCGTCATCCCGGCGAGCGCGAAGAAAATGCCGCTGAGTGGGAAATTTTGGACGCGAATGAACGCGGATGTGCGCGGATTTTCGTTCTTTGATTGAGACGCTCTGTCCAAGTTGTTTTCGCGCACATAGAGCCACGCGCCGGCGAAAATCAGAAAACCGAACAGCGGCGTCTCGAGTCCGCTGACCGACCACAGCACGAACGAGCCATCCGCGGCAAGCAAACCCGCGGCAAGCAAGCCGACACCGCGCGGCGCGTCAACTGTTTTCGCAAATTGCACGACGAGCCACATCGTCGCGAGCGCGAACAGCGCGCCGAGCACCATACTCGCGCGACCGACATCCGCGTGAATGCCTTCGAGCGGAATCATCGCGACCGTCCACAAAAAGTTGGTGAACCCTTCGACGCGCTCGCCGGGATTGAACACCAGCCCGATGCCGCGCACCGCGTTCTGCGCGTATCGAAACGAAATGAACGCGTCGTCCACCGCGTCGTAACCGAGGACGACAAAATAGAAAACCGCGTGCGCGACGAAGACGCCCATCGCGAGCGCGAGCCACAAGGAGTTTCGTTGTTTCATCGCGCCGATTATACCGCGAGTGAATCGAATCCCCAACTTTATTTGACCCCGCACACGTGTTCTGTTATAATTCTCGCCGATGATGAAACAAACAGAAAACAAACCGCTCGGCGTGATCGAAATTCTCTCCGGCGGATTCGCGATGAT
This portion of the Chloroflexota bacterium genome encodes:
- a CDS encoding DUF2905 domain-containing protein; this encodes MLLLVGLALALLGGVLVFVGRIPGISRLPGDFAIQMEGFSCFFPLATSILLSIVLTVLINVILRIINK